In Streptomyces sp. NBC_00878, a single window of DNA contains:
- a CDS encoding Crp/Fnr family transcriptional regulator, with protein sequence MDDVLRRAPLFAALDDEQAAELRASMSEVTLARGDALFHEGDPGDRLYVVTEGKVKLHRTSPDGRENMLAVLGPGELIGELSLFDPGPRTATASALTEVKLLGLGHGDLQPWLNVRPEVAAALLRAVARRLRKTNDQMSDLVFSDVPGRVARALLDLSRRFGVQSEEGIHVVHDLTQEELAQLVGASRETVNKALADFAGRGWLRLEARAVILLDVERLAKRSR encoded by the coding sequence GTGGACGACGTTCTGCGGCGCGCCCCGCTCTTCGCGGCGCTCGATGACGAGCAGGCCGCGGAGCTCCGCGCCTCCATGAGTGAGGTGACCCTCGCACGCGGAGACGCGCTCTTCCATGAGGGTGACCCGGGTGACCGCCTGTACGTGGTCACCGAGGGCAAGGTGAAGCTCCACCGCACATCCCCCGACGGCCGCGAGAACATGCTGGCGGTCCTCGGCCCCGGCGAGCTCATCGGCGAGCTCTCGCTGTTCGACCCGGGCCCGCGCACGGCGACCGCCTCCGCGCTGACCGAGGTGAAGCTGCTGGGCCTCGGCCACGGCGACCTCCAGCCCTGGCTGAACGTGCGGCCCGAGGTGGCCGCCGCCCTGCTGCGCGCCGTCGCCCGGCGGCTGCGCAAGACCAACGACCAGATGTCCGACCTGGTCTTCTCCGACGTGCCGGGCCGGGTGGCCCGCGCGCTCCTGGACCTCTCGCGCCGCTTCGGCGTGCAGTCCGAGGAGGGCATCCACGTCGTGCACGACCTGACCCAGGAGGAGCTGGCCCAGCTCGTCGGCGCCTCCCGCGAGACGGTCAACAAGGCGCTCGCCGACTTCGCGGGCCGCGGCTGGCTCCGTCTGGAGGCCCGCGCGGTGATCCTGCTGGACGTGGAGCGCCTCGCGAAGCGCTCGCGCTAG
- a CDS encoding CoA pyrophosphatase translates to MTRASHTHGMQDGDLVLTKDGLPGWLDPVVRAAETVEPLQLSRFLPPEDGGGRQSAVLILFGEGERGPELLLMERASSLRSHAGQPAFPGGALDPEDGDPKADGPLRAALREAEEETGLDPRGVQLFGVLPKLYIPVSSFVVTPVLGWWREPTPVGVVDPAETARVFTVPVADLTDPGNRATAVHPRGHAGPAFLVESALVWGFTAGIIDRLLHYAGWERPWDRDKQVPLDWRA, encoded by the coding sequence ATGACGCGCGCGAGTCACACGCACGGCATGCAGGACGGCGATCTGGTCCTGACCAAGGACGGCCTGCCCGGCTGGCTGGACCCGGTGGTGCGTGCCGCGGAGACGGTGGAGCCGCTCCAACTGAGCCGTTTCCTGCCGCCGGAGGACGGCGGCGGACGCCAGTCGGCCGTGCTGATCCTGTTCGGCGAGGGGGAGCGCGGCCCCGAGTTGCTGCTCATGGAGCGGGCGAGTTCGCTCAGATCACATGCCGGGCAGCCGGCTTTCCCCGGTGGTGCCCTCGACCCCGAGGACGGCGACCCGAAGGCCGACGGGCCGTTGCGGGCCGCTCTCCGCGAGGCCGAGGAGGAGACCGGGCTCGACCCCCGAGGCGTCCAGCTCTTCGGCGTGCTCCCGAAGCTCTACATCCCGGTGAGCAGCTTCGTGGTCACCCCGGTGCTGGGCTGGTGGCGCGAGCCGACCCCGGTCGGAGTCGTGGACCCGGCCGAGACGGCCCGCGTCTTCACGGTCCCCGTGGCGGATCTCACGGACCCCGGCAACCGCGCGACGGCCGTGCATCCACGCGGCCACGCAGGTCCGGCATTCCTGGTCGAATCCGCCCTCGTCTGGGGCTTCACGGCCGGAATCATCGACCGCCTCCTGCACTACGCGGGCTGGGAGCGGCCGTGGGACCGCGACAAGCAGGTCCCGCTCGACTGGCGCGCATGA